Within Sulfurimonas sp., the genomic segment GATTTATGAATAAATAGAAATCTTTGTCGTCAATTTTAAATTTTGTTTCTAAGATATTTCTTTGCTCATCTGTTTGGGTGACGCTTAACTCTTTTGAGTAGACAAAGGGTATTTTACTAAGGAGTGCGACTTTAACGGTTGTATTTTTCTTGTCTGCAATGCTGTAGTATTGGTAATACAGACCGTTTTGCTTAAGTGTAAATCTTAAATCAATAAGTGCTTGAAGCGACTCAACCTCTTGCAGAGCGATGATATCCGCATCTATTTCTTTAATAACTCGTGCGATATTTTCTAATTTAATCTTATAGTTTCGTTGATTCCAATCCGATGTACCGTTTGGAATATACTCTTCGTATTCAGTGCCGCTTTTATCTAAATCAAACAGGTTTTCCACATTGTATGATGCTATCGTCAAAGTTTTGTCTCCAAATAGAGTTGTAAATAGTAAAAGTAGCAGAGGCAGAAGTTTCATAATTTAATCCCGTTTAATCTAAGTAAGTTGTCCGGATTCGCTTCCCGTCCCATTAACTCTTTAAAAAGTTCTTGCATACTTTGCGAGCCGCCTTTGCCCAAAATAATACCCAAATATCTTTTTGCGGTGTCAGAGTTGAAGATACCCTCGTCAACTACGCAAAAAAATGCATCGGCACTTAGTACTTCAGCCCATTTGTAGCTGTAATATCCTGCTGCATATCCGCCTGCGAATATGTGAGAGAATCCATTTTGAAATTTATTGTATGACGGCGGTTTGATAAGTGCCGTATCTTCTCTGATTGAATCCAATAAATTTTGAACTTCGTCGCTTTGGTAAAGTTTTGTATGAAGTTTAAAGTCAAAGATAGAAAATTCCAACTGTCTTAACATACCTGAAGCGGATAAAAAGTTTTTGCTCTGTACCAGTTTATCTATCATCTCATCTGAGATTGTCTCTTTTGTTTTATAGTGAGTTGCAAATAGTTTTAGCACATGCGGTTCATACGCAAAGTTTTCCAAGAATTGCGACGGAAACTCGACTGCATCCCACTCTACACCGTTTACGCCGCTTACCTCATTTTCATTTACGCCGCTTAACATATGGTGGATTGCATGTCCCATCTCATGAAAGAGCGTTACGACATCATCATGTCTTAAAAGCGAGGGGTTTTCTTTGGAGGAGGGCGGAAAATTGCACACTATAACGGCGGAGGCTAGTTGTTCATCCCCTTTTTCATCTATGCAGTGGGTTTGAAAATTGTTCATCCAAGCACCGCCCTGTTTGCCTTTTCTTGCTTCCAAGTCGAGATAGAGTCTGGCTTTTAATTTATCGTCAATGTATAAATCATATGTAAATGCTCTTTCGTGCCAAAGTTTTTCATCCGTTTTTTTGAATGTGATGTTAAAGAGTCTGTTTAAGAAATCAAACATACCCTCAAGTACGCTCATCTGCTCAAAATATGGGCGGTAAAGCTCTTCGTCTATATCATACTTCTCTTTTTTAAGCAGTTCGCTATAGTATGCGGTGTCAAAGCTTTGCAACGGCTTATGAGCTATCTCTTGAACTTCTTTTAGTTCGGCATGAGCTTGTTCTTTAGAGTTGATAAGCAGTTTTTCC encodes:
- a CDS encoding M3 family metallopeptidase; this translates as MKRFLEFRVDLDNFIEELNYRVEQNNKKINELLDIKEKTFSNFVKPLGMMDEYLEQFFTPLSHINSVSNTDKTQEIYADSLPIITEYSTKLSQNLDIYKAYKEIQKNEQNSLNQEQKRVLELNIIGFELSGAHLEQKTKERLQEINIRKSELSNDFSQNILDATNAYEYIITDEKDIEGIPQSDLLNAKFEENGVTKYRFTLQMPSYIAYMTYGKNEKIREELYRAYVTRAPQNEKIINELLILKNEMSNLLGFASYAAYSLASKMAKDEKSVIDFLEKLLINSKEQAHAELKEVQEIAHKPLQSFDTAYYSELLKKEKYDIDEELYRPYFEQMSVLEGMFDFLNRLFNITFKKTDEKLWHERAFTYDLYIDDKLKARLYLDLEARKGKQGGAWMNNFQTHCIDEKGDEQLASAVIVCNFPPSSKENPSLLRHDDVVTLFHEMGHAIHHMLSGVNENEVSGVNGVEWDAVEFPSQFLENFAYEPHVLKLFATHYKTKETISDEMIDKLVQSKNFLSASGMLRQLEFSIFDFKLHTKLYQSDEVQNLLDSIREDTALIKPPSYNKFQNGFSHIFAGGYAAGYYSYKWAEVLSADAFFCVVDEGIFNSDTAKRYLGIILGKGGSQSMQELFKELMGREANPDNLLRLNGIKL